The following coding sequences lie in one Spinacia oleracea cultivar Varoflay chromosome 1, BTI_SOV_V1, whole genome shotgun sequence genomic window:
- the LOC110793908 gene encoding uncharacterized protein, with product MAASYFPLSWESSGDQWWYATPIDWAAANGLCDLVKELLRIDPDLLIKLTSLRRTHRLETVWEDTSPRNDVAHCRARVARALLMDCEPRHGNGLQPNSLMRAGYGGWLLYTAASAGDMVFVKDLLERDPLLVFGEGEYGVTDILYAAARSKNSEVFRVLLDSAMNVNKGSGEGFVAEMMNRAVHVAARGGNLEVLDELLLDCSDVLGYRDGQGSTILHSASVRGQLQVVKSLITTYKNIIDSTDDQGNTALHIAAYRGYSAVVEVLAREAPSVTASTNNDGNTFLHMAVAGFRSPGFHQIDQQFQLIKQLTTGKIISLNDIINNRNEEGKTAMHIAVAENIQCNVVELLMRVPYIDLNIRDNDGLTPLDLLKRCPKTTTSNILIKQLTSAGGISDYTARSAIARQLRIQGIGTSPGTSFRLPDADLLPLVGDEDEDGDESQISCRFSSCSSEVTTATHFDSDSNKKTSRWLRFLQRPDKTDMYSITQPESPNNGMFKVCRKMEGDNNGGIFKVCRNVDDNSSTLTPLRQKFSRTIPTHSDREKFTASLMHGVVQATPPKSCLSLARYSPSTPFSQSLASSPTAVDKSVEKSSFFSGQLSGGRSLMGDNKHRRVSSFNKSLMNQYFCFGAQGLAVEDSVTCRRTNSSCRKLVF from the exons ATGGCTGCCTCATACTTCCCTCTTAGTTGGGAGAGTTCAGGAGACCAATGGTGGTATGCAACCCCTATAGATTGGGCAGCAGCCAACGGCCTTTgcgacttagtcaaagaactcCTCCGCATTGACCCTGACCTCCTCATTAAACTCACCTCCCTCCGACGTACCCACCGCCTCGAGACTGTCTGGGAGGACACCAGCCCTCGCAATGACGTAGCCCATTGTAGGGCCCGTGTAGCCCGGGCCCTACTAATGGACTGTGAGCCTAGACATGGGAATGGACTGCAGCCAAACTCTCTGATGAGGGCAGGCTATGGTGGGTGGCTACTCTACACTGCTGCCTCAGCCGGGGATATGGTGTTTGTAAAGGACTTGCTTGAGAGAGATCCACTCCTCGTGTTCGGAGAAGGCGAGTATGGTGTTACTGATATTCTTTACGCCGCTGCTCGGAGCAAGAATTCCGAGGTTTTTAGGGTATTGCTTGATTCTGCTATGAATGTGAATAAAGGGAGTGGGGAAGGTTTTGTAGCGGAGATGATGAACAGAGCAGTTCACGTTGCTGCTCGGGGAGGGAATTTAGAGGTTCTCGATGAGCTTTTGTTGGATTGTTCTGATGTTTTGGGTTATAGAGATGGTCAAGGTTCCACCATTTTGCATTCTGCTTCTGTTAGAGGCCAGCTTCAG GTGGTCAAGAGTTTAATAACAACATATAAGAACATCATCGACTCTACTGATGATCAAGGGAATACAGCATTACATATTGCTGCATACAGAGGATACTCTGCTGTAGTGGAGGTTTTAGCCCGTGAAGCGCCCTCAGTAACCGCATCAACAAACAACGACGGAAACACATTTCTACACATGGCAGTGGCCGGTTTCCGGTCCCCTGGTTTCCACCAAATCGACCAGCAATTCCAGCTCATCAAACAGCTAACAACTGGCAAAATCATCAGTTTAAATGACATCATTAACAACAGAAACGAAGAAGGTAAAACTGCAATGCACATAGCAGTTGCTGAGAATATTCAGTGCAATGTTGTGGAGCTTCTAATGAGGGTACCTTACATTGACTTGAATATTCGCGATAATGATGGATTAACCCCTCTCGATCTCCTCAAACGATGCCCTAAAACAACAACATCTAACATACTAATCAAACAGTTAACTTCTGCTGGTGGGATTTCTGATTATACTGCAAGAAGTGCTATAGCGAGACAGCTGAGAATTCAGGGCATTGGGACTAGTCCCGGGACTTCTTTCAGATTACCAGATGCTGATTTACTCCCATTAGTaggagatgaagatgaagatgggGATGAATCCCAGATAAGTTGCAGATTCAGTTCCTGCTCTAGCGAAGTAACGACTGCAACCCATTTTGACTCAGACAGCAACAAGAAAACTTCGAGGTGGTTAAGGTTCCTTCAACGACCTGATAAAACTGACATGTACTCGATTACCCAACCTGAATCACCCAATAATGGAATGTTTAAGGTCTGCAGAAAGATGGAGGGGGATAACAATGGTGGAATATTTAAGGTTTGCAGAAATGTAGATGATAACAGCAGTACTCTAACCCCACTCAGGCAGAAATTTTCAAGGACAATTCCAACCCATTCTGACAGGGAGAAGTTCACTGCAAGCCTGATGCATGGTGTGGTGCAAGCAACACCACCTAAATCGTGTTTGTCGTTGGCTCGGTATTCTCCTTCGACCCCGTTTTCTCAGTCATTGGCATCTTCCCCAACTGCAGTAGATAAAAGTGTCGAAAAATCTTCGTTTTTTAGCGGGCAATTAAGTGGTGGAAGATCATTAATGGGTGATAATAAGCATAGAAGAGTAAGCTCTTTTAATAAGAGTTTGATGAATCAGTACTTCTGTTTTGGAGCTCAAGGGTTGGCTGTGGAAGATTCAGTTACTTGCAGAAGAACAAATAGCAGTTGCAGAAAGCTTGTCTTCTGA
- the LOC110792989 gene encoding lysine histidine transporter-like 2, which yields MTNGPESTRQASSEQRNIDDWLPISSSRNAKWWYSTFHNVTAMVGAGVLSLPYAMSELGWGPGVTIMTLSWIITLYTLWQMVEMHEMVPGKRFDRYHELGQHAFGEKLGLYVVVPQQLVVDVGSDIVYMVTGGKSLKKIHDLLCVDNCKPIKLTYFILMFACVHLAISHLPNFNSMSAISLAAAVMSLSYSTIAWVASLVKGVHEDVDYTPRGASSGARTMNFFTALGDVAFAFAGHNVVLEIQATMPSSPEKPSKGPMWKGVMLAYVVVALCYFPVAWIGYHSFGNKVEDNILLSLEKPVWLIVVANAFVVVHVIGSYQVYAMPVFDMVETFLVKKMKFKPTTTLRFVTRNLYVVLTAFIAITFPFFGGLLGFFGGFALAPTTYYLPCIIWLIIYKPKKFSLSWWTNWFCIVVGVLLMILAPIGGLRTIILSAKNYSFYS from the exons ATGACGAACGGTCCAGAATCTACTCGACAAGCATCTTCCGAGCAAAGGAACATTGATGATTGGTTGCCTATTTCTTCGAGTAGGAATGCGAAATGGTGGTATTCGACATTCCATAATGTTACCGCCATGGTTGGTGCCGGTGTTCTTAGCCTTCCTTATGCCATGTCCGAGCTTGGATG GGGTCCAGGAGTAACAATAATGACATTATCATGGATAATAACCCTATACACCCTATGGCAAATGGTGGAGATGCATGAGATGGTTCCGGGGAAGCGGTTCGACCGGTACCACGAGCTCGGCCAACACGCTTTCGGGGAGAAGCTAGGGTTGTACGTGGTGGTGCCGCAACAACTGGTGGTCGACGTGGGGTCGGATATCGTTTACATGGTCACCGGTGGCAAGTCATTGAAGAAGATACATGACTTACTATGTGTAGATAATTGCAAGCCAATTAAGTTGACTTACTTTATCCTCATGTTTGCTTGTGTTCACCTTGCTATCTCACACCTTCCTAATTTCAACTCTATGTCTGCCATTTCCTTGGCTGCTGCTGTTATGTCATTAAG TTATTCAACAATAGCATGGGTAGCATCCCTAGTAAAGGGAGTGCACGAAGATGTAGACTACACCCCAAGAGGCGCAAGCTCAGGCGCAAGGACAATGAACTTCTTCACAGCATTAGGTGACGTGGCATTCGCCTTCGCCGGTCACAACGTCGTGTTAGAGATTCAAGCAACGATGCCGTCGTCACCGGAAAAGCCGTCGAAAGGTCCGATGTGGAAGGGAGTGATGTTAGCCTACGTCGTGGTTGCGCTTTGTTACTTCCCTGTGGCTTGGATTGGTTACCATAGTTTTGGTAACAAGGTTGAAGACAACATTTTACTTAGTTTAGAGAAGCCTGTTTGGCTTATTGTTGTTGCCAATGCCTTTGTTGTTGTCCATGTTATTGGGAGCTATCAG GTATACGCCATGCCGGTGTTCGACATGGTGGAAACTTTCTTGGTGAAAAAGATGAAATTCAAGCCCACCACCACCCTCCGTTTCGTCACTCGCAATTTATACGTTG TTTTGACAGCATTCATTGCAATAACCTTCCCTTTCTTTGGTGGTCTTCTTGGATTCTTTGGAGGATTTGCTTTGGCTCCAACAACATATTAT CTTCCTTGTATCATTTGGTTGATTATTTACAAGCCCAAAAAGTTTAGCTTGTCATGGTGGACCAATTGG TTTTGCATTGTAGTTGGTGTTCTCTTGATGATTTTAGCACCAATTGGAGGGCTAAGGACTATAATCCTTTCCGCCAAGAATTACAGTTTCTATTCATAA
- the LOC110793923 gene encoding uncharacterized protein produces MEAEIKEEFNKNGINIADDAVLNKCLTLCTDYKLSPSDLVSSWEVYYLNRQLNESTVHNGEMNGFVLHLQNEQKEAFIKEEPGLHAYSIRDVDMLLNYEPEDTKEGILDTPTDRPTAQYEELGDSRNGTNGSPLSTSKQSSIMTPFGQRTNKFAVQFQTRTQPIGESGNKESEDEDMGDEIIRRAQPKNRCSLVIQGSKPEPGCRFMYDRIEDRFNSLVDRINKHTSAFLASGQYEEPVDPTTASQKSMFAVGMICCEGEGRLNENSVLLQSSVEHSGGEHVRLELKKVNQYSIFPGQVVGVIGTNPSGHCLVASKLVDAIPLLPSVDFNPHPAKRLALNEQGLSNHQSPALAEISVIVAAGPFTTTDNLLFEPLKELLAYATRKPPQLLILLGPFVDSEHPEIQKATFDRSFDEVFHQEIIRRLRDHVEYMGSSTRVLLVPSIRDANHDHVFPQPPFDLNPDMTDQITSLTNPGIFDANEVKVGCCSMDVIKHLSGEEISKDPAPGGRLSRLATHILNQRSFYPLYPQAESVPLDFSIAPEALNISSIPHILILPSDLAPFVKVLSLNEEIEEQERVKCLCVNPGRLAKGIGGGTFLELYYHGSPETAYGTIFRI; encoded by the exons ATGGAGGCTGAAATCAAAGAAGAATTCAACAAAAATGGAATAAACATCGCCGATGATGCAGTCCTCAACAAAT GTCTTACTTTGTGTACAGATTACAAGCTTTCACCTTCAGATCTAGTCTCGAGCTGGGAAGTTTACTATCTTAACAG GCAATTGAATGAGTCTACAGTGCATAATGGTGAAATGAATGGATTTGTGTTGCACCTACAAAATGAGCAGAAAGAAGCATTTATAAAGGAGGAGCCTGGTTTGCATGCATATTCCATTCGTGATGTAGATAT GCTCTTGAACTATGAACCAGAAGATACAAAAGAGGGTATTCTAGACACCCCTACTGACAGACCCACAGCTCAATATGAAGAGTTAGGTGATTCAAGGAATGGAACAAATGGAAGCCCCCTCTCAACCAGTAAGCAGTCCAGCATTATGACACCCTTTGGACAGAGAACCAATAAATTTGCGGTTCAGTTCCAGACCAGGACTCAACCTATTGGAGAAAGTGGAAACAAAGAATCTGAAGATGAAGATATGGGAGATGAAATTATTCGAAGGGCTCAACCAAAGAATAGGTGCTCATTAGTGATTCAAGGATCCAAGCCAGAACCTGGTTGCAGATTTATGTATGATAGAATTGAAGACAGG TTTAATTCTCTTGTGGATCGCATCAATAAACATACATCAGCATTTCTTGCTTCTGGACAATATGAAGAACCTGTAGATCCTACAACAGCCTCTCAG AAAAGCATGTTTGCTGTTGGAATGATCTGCTGTGAGGGAGAAGGCCGCCTGAATGAGAATTCAGTCTTATTACAAAGCAG TGTTGAGCATTCAGGAGGAGAACATGTACGCCTCGAATTAAAAAAAGTGAACCAATATTCCATTTTTCCAGGGCAG GTGGTGGGTGTTATTGGAACCAATCCCAGTGGTCATTGCTTAGTGGCTTCGAAATTAGTGGATGCTATTCCGCTGCTACCATCTGTTGATTTTAATCCTCATCCTGCAAAGAGATTAGCTCTGAATGAACAGGGTCTTTCCAACCATCAATCACCCGCACTGGCTGAAATATCAGTG ATTGTGGCAGCAGGCCCTTTCACAACAACAGACAACTTGTTATTTGAGCCTTTGAAAGAGCTGCTTGCATATGCAACTAGAAAGCCGCCACAGTTGCTTATATTG TTGGGACCTTTTGTTGATTCTGAACACCCTGAGATCCAGAAAGCAACCTTTGACCGGAGCTTCGATGAAGTATTTCATCAAGAAATCATCAGAAGG TTGCGAGATCATGTTGAATACATGGGTTCTTCCACTCGTGTGCTTCTGGTGCCATCTATACGAGACGCTAACCATGATCATGTTTTCCCTCAG CCTCCTTTTGACTTAAACCCTGATATGACTGACCAG ATTACGAGTCTCACCAATCCAGGAATATTTGATGCGAATGAG GTTAAGGTGGGATGCTGTTCTATGGATGTCATAAAGCATCTGAGTGGAGAAGAGATATCCAAGGATCCGGCCCCAGGAGGCCGTTTGAGCAGATTGGCAACGCATATTCTCAACCAACGCAG CTTCTACCCTTTATATCCACAAGCTGAGAGTGTTCCGTTGGACTTCTCAATTGCTCCAGAAGCTCTAAATATTTCCTCCATCCCACATATTCTCATTCTACCGTCTGACTTGGCTCCTTTTGTAAAG GTGCTTTCGCTGAATGAAGAAATTGAAGAACAGGAGCGCGTTAAATGCTTATGTGTGAATCCAGGGAGACTGGCAAAGGGTATAGGAGGTGGTACATTTCTGGAGCTTTACTACCATGGAAGTCCAGAGACAGCATATGGTACAATCTTTCGAATTTAG